The Campylobacter sp. CN_NE2 region TGGCTACGCTTAGGCTTGTTTTAAGCGGAACATTTAGCTTAACCACATTTTCCATTATCGTTTGCACTTTTTGGCTAAAAGTATTTACAAATTCGTCTTTGACTTCAAAAATCAGCTCATCGTGAATTTGCAAAATCATACTCGCACTTTCGCCCAAAAACGGCGAAATTTCCAACATTGCTTTTTTGATAATATCTGCTGCCGAACCTTGAAACTTCGTATTTACCGCTTCTCGCTCGTAAGTAGCTAGTAGCATTGGCGTAGCACCGGCAAAATCAAAGTAGCGTTTTCTGCCAAAAAGCGTAGTTGTAAAGCCGTCGTTTTTGGCGTTATTTTTGATATTTTCTAAAAAATTTTTAATGGTCGAAAATGCCGCAAAGTATCTTTCGATATAGTTTTTTGCGTCGTTTCGTGGGATTTTTAGTTCAGCTGAGAGCTTATTTGCTCCCATGCCGTAAATCAGTCCAAAATTTATGCTTTTTGCAATCGCCCTTTTTCCGTTATCGCTTTCTCCAAAAATGCTAATGGCTGTCCTTGCGTGAATATCTTCATCGTTTTCAAACGCCTTTATCAAGGCAGGATCCTTGCTAAAATGCGCTAGAAGCCTTAGCTCAATCTGCGAATAATCCAGCGAAATCAGGCTATATCCGCTTTTTGCGACAAAGCAGTTTCGCATATCTTTTGCCATCGCGCCACGAGCAGGGATATTTTGCAAATTTGGATTTTTACTAGCAAGGCGACCCGTGCTGGTGCCGGTTTGCAAAAAATTTGAATAAATTCGGTTATTTTCATCTTGCATAGCCAAATTTAGCAAAGGCTCGCAATATGTGCTTTGAAGTTTGTAAATTTCGCGATAATCAAGCAATTTGGCAATAACCTGGTGCAGGTCAAGTAACTCCGAAAGAACGCTCTCATCGGTGCTATAACCTGTTTTGGTTTTTTTCTTGCTAGGAAGCTTTAACTTTTCAAAAAGCACTTCTCCAAGCTGTTTTGTGGAGTTTATATTAAAATTTTCACCACACAGCTCGTAAATTTCGGCAGTCAAGCTTCGCAGTTTTTCGGCATTGCTCTCAATCATCGCTTTTAGCCTAAATTTATTCGCCATAATGCCTTCGTTTTCCATTTCAAAAAGCACTTTAACAAACGGAAATTCAAGGTTTTTTGCCAAATTTAGCAAATTCTCATCAAGCAAATTTTGGAATTTAAAATAAAATTTCAAAGTTATCCAAGCGTCCTCACTAGCATAGTTTGTGGCATTTTTCACATCGACACTTGCGAAATTTTCGCCCTTTTTAACCACATCTTCAAATTTAATCGTTTTATAGTTGAAATAACGAAGCGCAAGAGCGTCCATGCCAACACTTTCGCTAGGGTTAATTAGCCACGCCATTATCATCGTATCGGCGTAGTTTTTTGGTGGCGTTAAGCCAAGATTATTTTGGATTATGCGAAAATCGTATTTTAAATTTTGTCCCACGACAAAACCGCCATAAATTCGCTCTACTGCGCTTTTTGCGACATTTAGCGAAATTTGCTTTGGCACACCAAGATAGTTGTGCGATAACGGCACATAATACGCCATTTGCTCGTTAAAACAAAACGAAAAGCCCACGATTTTAGCGTTTTTGCTATCAACGCCGGTTGTTTCGGTATCAAAACTAACGATAGTCTGCTCGTCAATGCCCTCAACCAAACGCAAAAGTTCATCTTCGTCCGTAACCAAAACGGCTTGAAAAGCTAAATCTTTTTTTTCATTTTGTAAATCAAGCGTGTCTAAAAGTCGATTTAGCGAGTAATCTTTCAAAATTTCCTTAATATTTAAAAGCGGATTTGAAGTCGGGAATTTCGCCATTTCCAAAGGCGGAATTTCAAGCTCATCATAAAGCGTAGCTAATTTTTTACTCAAAAATGCGTTATCTTTGTCAGCAATGAGATACTCTTTTTGCCTATTTTGTGGGAGTTTATCGATATTTTCATAAATTTTTTCCAAACTTCCAAATTCATCAAGCAATTTTTTTGCGCCCTTATCGCCGATACCTTTGACGCCGGGGATATTATCGGCACTATCGCCACAAATAGCTAGGAAATCGCGAATTTGCTCAGGGAAAACGCCGTATTTCTCAAAACAGCCATCGCGGTCGTAAAGTGCCTTTTTTGCAGGGCTGTAAATGCGAACATTTTCATCTATTAGCTGATACAAATCTTTATCGTGCGTTACGATGTTGATTAAAAAGTCGTTTTTGTGCTTTTTTACGGCACTTGCGATGACATCATCGGCTTCGTAGCCCTCTTTTGAAAATGAGTAAAGCCCCATTTTTTCTATCATCTCTATGCAAACAGGAAGTTGCTCTAAAAGTGCTTCGGGTGGGGTTTGGCGATTTGTTTTATAATTTGGATCAATCTCGCTTCTAAAAGTTTTTCCCTTGCTATCGAGTGCAAAAATTATATAATCGCTTGCAAATTCATTTTTTAAATTTGCGATAAAATTTGCAAATCCACTAACCATACCACTAGGTTTGCCATCCTTGCTTTTTAAGCCACTCATCGCATAATACAACCTGAAAAAAAAGCCGAAAGTATCGATAATAGTGATAGTTTTTTTATTTTCGTTTGGCATAGAATTTCCTTGAATTTTTATAAATTTAATGCTAAATTCTATCCAAAATTTACTTTAAATTTGGTTTTTTAAAAATTTAGAGAGTTCAACAAAGTTAAATTTAGGCGAAAGAATTCGCCTAAATTTATTATTTTTTACAACAATCAATAGTTGCAAGTTTTCGACGCATATATGCGATTTTGCTTTGCAAAGGTAGATGTTTAGGGCAATTATCTTCGCAACCTAGCAAACTCATACAACCAAACACGCCTTGATCATCGCCGACAAGCTCATAAAAGTCTTCATCGGTTCGCTCATCAAGCGGATCAACTTTAAATCTAGCAACTCTGTTTAAACCAACAGCACCGATAAAATCAGGTCTCATCAGTGCAGTTCCGCAACTTGCTACGCAAATTCCGCACTCTATACAGCGATCAAGCTCAAAAGTCTCTTGGATAGCTTCTGGATCTGCTTTTTCTTCCATTTTAGAAATATCGGTTTCTTTTGAAGTATGAATCCAACTCTCAACTCGCTTACTCATCGCATTCATCCAATTTCCCGTATCAACGCTTAAATCTTTTAAAAGCTTAAACGCAGGAAGTGGCATAAGCTCGATAACACCGTCAGGATAGTCCTTTGTAAGCGTTCTACAAGCAAGTTTTGGCACACCATTTACTACCATACCACAACTTCCGCAAATTCCAGCACGACATACAAAATCAAATCGCAAATCCGGATCGAATTTTTCTCTAATCACACTCAGAGCAATAAATAGTGTCATTCCGTCTGTTTCTTCAAGCTCGTATTCGGCAAAATGTGGCTTACTAATTTTGCTTAACGGATTGTATTTAAATGCTTTTATTTTAATCTTCCTACTCATAGCCTACACCTACCCTTTCATTTTTAGCTTTATATTTTGGTTGTAATTCATAGTGCATTAAGGCTTCTTGAATTTCATATCTACCTTTTCCTGCCGCTTCCATTTCTGAACGAATTTTATCGACTTCTTCTTGGCGTTTTGCAGACAAAGGATTTTCGATAATATTTCCCTTAGCGCCATAACCACGGAAAGCAGGTGGCATTTCCATTTTCATAATGTCAAGCTCTTCATACTCTACAACAGGTCTTGTATCGCCGTCTTTCCAGCTAGTTAGCGTTCGTTTGCACCAGTTAAGATCGTCTCGTTTAGGGAAATCTTCTCTATAATGTGCCCCACGGCTCTCGGTTCTTAAATATGCACCCCATGCAACGCAAAGAGCTAGTTTTAGCATCATAGGAACCCTATAAGCTTCTTCTAGTTCAGGGTTACCGCCGGAGAGATCTTTATTTTTGAGATTGATGTTTGTAGATTCTTTATATAACTCTTCAAGCTCATCAACGGCTTTTTTTAGACCTTCGCCTGTTCTAAAAATCGCAACATGTTCCCACATAATGTCTTTCATTTTATTTTTAATTTCAAAAACATTATATTTGCCGTTTTTCTCTGTAAGTTCTTTTAGATAATTTGCAGTTTTATTAACAAATTTTTCCAAAGTATCGGTTTTAACATCGATTTGATGATCTTTGCAGTAATCTGCAAAATAATCACCTACAATCATACCTGCTACAACTGTTTCAGCAACCGAGTTTCCGCCAAGTCTATTAAATCCGTGCATATCCCAACATGCAGCTTCGCCACAGCTAAATAAACCACTCAGAGTTGGGCTTTCGCCTGTTGGTTTTGTGCGAATTCCACCCATTGAGTAGTGTTGCATAGGAAGAACCGGCGCCCAACCTTTTGGACCTTCATCAGCCGGATCAATGCCGTTGAAAATTTGGCAAATTTCTTGAACATCGCGTAAATTCTTTTCGATATGCTCGCGTCCTAAAATACTAATATCTAGCCAAACATGCTCACCGTAAGGGCTTTTTACCCCTTTTCCGTTTCTAATGTGTTCCATCATTCTTCGGCTTACGACATCACGACTTGCCAACTCTTTTTTCTCAGGCTCATAATCAGGCATAAAGCGGTATCCATCAACATCGCGTAAAATTCCGCCATCCCCTCTACAACCCTCAGTTAGCAAAATTCCGCTTGGCACAATCGGAGTTGGGTGAAATTGAACTGCTTCCATATTGCCTAGTTTTGCAATGCCTGTTTCAAGAGCAATCGCAGCACCGATTCCTTCGCAGATGACGGCGTTTGTGGTGTGTTTGTAAATTCTACCATATCCGCCTGTGGCGATAAGTGTGCCTTTTGCGACATAGGCAGTTAATTCGCCGGTTACCAAATCACGCACAACAGCACCATAACAGCGATTATTTTCATGTATCAAAGCAATCGCTTCTTTTCTGTCGTGAATTTCAACATTGTGTTTTAAAGCTTCGTTTGCTACGCCAAAAAGCATCGTATGACCTGTTGCATCGGCTGTAAAGCAGGTTCTCCATTTTTTTGTTCCGCCAAAATCACGACTATGGATAAGCCCATGGACTTCATCTTTTTCTTCAATAGTTGTTTTTTGAGCGTTTATAACAGCGCTTCTTTTACCTTTTGTAATTCTAGTCCAAGGAACGCCCCAGCTAGCTAGTTCTCTAATAGCTTTTGGTGCAGTTTGTGCAAACATTCTAGCTACTTCTTGATCGCAACCCCAGTCGCTTCCTTTTACGGTGTCGGCAAAATGCACATCTTCGTTGTCGCCTTCACTCATTTTAGAATTTCCTAAACTTGCTTGCATACCACCTTGTGCGGCTGCTGAGTGGCTTCTTTTTACAGGACAAAGGCTCAAAACTACGGTGCTTAGACCCTTTTCTCCTGCGGCGACGGCTGCTCTTAGACCTGCTAAACCACCACCGATTACTAATGCATCATAATATTTTACA contains the following coding sequences:
- the polA gene encoding DNA polymerase I, encoding MPNENKKTITIIDTFGFFFRLYYAMSGLKSKDGKPSGMVSGFANFIANLKNEFASDYIIFALDSKGKTFRSEIDPNYKTNRQTPPEALLEQLPVCIEMIEKMGLYSFSKEGYEADDVIASAVKKHKNDFLINIVTHDKDLYQLIDENVRIYSPAKKALYDRDGCFEKYGVFPEQIRDFLAICGDSADNIPGVKGIGDKGAKKLLDEFGSLEKIYENIDKLPQNRQKEYLIADKDNAFLSKKLATLYDELEIPPLEMAKFPTSNPLLNIKEILKDYSLNRLLDTLDLQNEKKDLAFQAVLVTDEDELLRLVEGIDEQTIVSFDTETTGVDSKNAKIVGFSFCFNEQMAYYVPLSHNYLGVPKQISLNVAKSAVERIYGGFVVGQNLKYDFRIIQNNLGLTPPKNYADTMIMAWLINPSESVGMDALALRYFNYKTIKFEDVVKKGENFASVDVKNATNYASEDAWITLKFYFKFQNLLDENLLNLAKNLEFPFVKVLFEMENEGIMANKFRLKAMIESNAEKLRSLTAEIYELCGENFNINSTKQLGEVLFEKLKLPSKKKTKTGYSTDESVLSELLDLHQVIAKLLDYREIYKLQSTYCEPLLNLAMQDENNRIYSNFLQTGTSTGRLASKNPNLQNIPARGAMAKDMRNCFVAKSGYSLISLDYSQIELRLLAHFSKDPALIKAFENDEDIHARTAISIFGESDNGKRAIAKSINFGLIYGMGANKLSAELKIPRNDAKNYIERYFAAFSTIKNFLENIKNNAKNDGFTTTLFGRKRYFDFAGATPMLLATYEREAVNTKFQGSAADIIKKAMLEISPFLGESASMILQIHDELIFEVKDEFVNTFSQKVQTIMENVVKLNVPLKTSLSVAKSWGELK
- a CDS encoding fumarate reductase iron-sulfur subunit, with the protein product MSRKIKIKAFKYNPLSKISKPHFAEYELEETDGMTLFIALSVIREKFDPDLRFDFVCRAGICGSCGMVVNGVPKLACRTLTKDYPDGVIELMPLPAFKLLKDLSVDTGNWMNAMSKRVESWIHTSKETDISKMEEKADPEAIQETFELDRCIECGICVASCGTALMRPDFIGAVGLNRVARFKVDPLDERTDEDFYELVGDDQGVFGCMSLLGCEDNCPKHLPLQSKIAYMRRKLATIDCCKK
- a CDS encoding fumarate reductase flavoprotein subunit; the encoded protein is MNVKYYDALVIGGGLAGLRAAVAAGEKGLSTVVLSLCPVKRSHSAAAQGGMQASLGNSKMSEGDNEDVHFADTVKGSDWGCDQEVARMFAQTAPKAIRELASWGVPWTRITKGKRSAVINAQKTTIEEKDEVHGLIHSRDFGGTKKWRTCFTADATGHTMLFGVANEALKHNVEIHDRKEAIALIHENNRCYGAVVRDLVTGELTAYVAKGTLIATGGYGRIYKHTTNAVICEGIGAAIALETGIAKLGNMEAVQFHPTPIVPSGILLTEGCRGDGGILRDVDGYRFMPDYEPEKKELASRDVVSRRMMEHIRNGKGVKSPYGEHVWLDISILGREHIEKNLRDVQEICQIFNGIDPADEGPKGWAPVLPMQHYSMGGIRTKPTGESPTLSGLFSCGEAACWDMHGFNRLGGNSVAETVVAGMIVGDYFADYCKDHQIDVKTDTLEKFVNKTANYLKELTEKNGKYNVFEIKNKMKDIMWEHVAIFRTGEGLKKAVDELEELYKESTNINLKNKDLSGGNPELEEAYRVPMMLKLALCVAWGAYLRTESRGAHYREDFPKRDDLNWCKRTLTSWKDGDTRPVVEYEELDIMKMEMPPAFRGYGAKGNIIENPLSAKRQEEVDKIRSEMEAAGKGRYEIQEALMHYELQPKYKAKNERVGVGYE